A region from the Dehalococcoides mccartyi CG5 genome encodes:
- a CDS encoding DUF2089 domain-containing protein encodes MVKDWQELTKLTQGAPVTVERVKLVSSGIAIEGSFDLPNLARLSAEDQVFVMAFVKCHGSIKDMEKFFGISYPTVKNRLQRIGANFNFIENFPAPPKTNEDDNVLTELEKGGISVEEALRRLQR; translated from the coding sequence ATGGTTAAAGACTGGCAGGAACTGACCAAGCTCACTCAGGGAGCACCTGTGACTGTTGAGCGGGTCAAACTGGTATCTTCAGGCATTGCCATTGAGGGCAGCTTTGATTTGCCTAATCTGGCCAGACTCTCCGCTGAAGACCAGGTATTTGTAATGGCATTTGTAAAATGCCACGGCTCTATAAAAGATATGGAGAAGTTTTTCGGCATCAGTTACCCTACCGTAAAAAACCGCCTCCAGCGGATAGGTGCAAATTTCAACTTTATTGAAAACTTCCCCGCACCACCCAAGACCAATGAAGATGATAATGTACTGACAGAGCTGGAAAAAGGCGGAATCTCGGTCGAAGAAGCTCTAAGGAGGTTGCAAAGATAA
- a CDS encoding 2-hydroxyacyl-CoA dehydratase family protein — MKNNGQNKYIGITTTVPIEILLSAGYSPLDLNNIFVSDPKSDRLIRLAEKDGFPLNCCAWIKGIYGVCLDKGISEVICVTSGDCSNTQMLREVLNLKGIRTIPFDFPTEPDPAEVKASLAKLALRLGTTLEAADEWRKRLLPARELVHKLDYLCYADNKVSGFENHYWLVSSSDFNGDYVKYQAEIQKLLNTVQTRTPYPATELRLAYLGVPSVFGEELYPYLEQNGARVVFNEIQRQFSLPDGGADISQSYTAYTYPYPMEYRLRDIQTQLAERKIDGIIHYVQAFCHRAIGDIILRQKLPLPILTLEGNADFGLNQHQKTRLEAFLDMLKAKKQMNL; from the coding sequence TTGAAAAATAACGGACAAAATAAATATATCGGCATCACTACCACTGTACCCATAGAAATACTCCTTTCAGCAGGCTACAGCCCGCTGGATCTGAATAATATTTTTGTTTCAGACCCCAAGTCTGACAGGCTTATCCGTCTGGCTGAAAAAGACGGCTTCCCTTTAAACTGCTGCGCTTGGATAAAAGGCATCTATGGCGTCTGCCTTGATAAGGGCATCAGCGAGGTTATCTGCGTAACCAGCGGTGACTGCTCAAATACCCAGATGCTCAGGGAAGTTTTAAACCTGAAAGGCATCCGCACCATTCCCTTTGACTTCCCCACCGAACCTGACCCCGCAGAAGTAAAAGCCTCTCTTGCTAAACTAGCCCTCAGGCTGGGCACTACTCTGGAAGCGGCTGATGAATGGCGAAAAAGGCTTTTACCCGCCAGAGAACTGGTACATAAGCTGGACTATCTCTGTTATGCCGATAATAAGGTCTCGGGTTTTGAAAACCACTACTGGCTGGTATCCAGCTCAGACTTTAACGGTGATTATGTAAAGTACCAAGCCGAAATTCAAAAACTGCTGAACACAGTCCAGACCCGCACCCCTTACCCTGCGACCGAATTGCGCCTGGCTTATCTGGGAGTGCCTTCGGTATTCGGTGAGGAGCTTTACCCCTACCTTGAGCAAAACGGAGCCAGAGTGGTATTTAATGAAATTCAGCGGCAGTTCAGTCTGCCGGATGGCGGCGCTGATATTTCGCAATCCTACACCGCCTATACTTACCCCTACCCTATGGAATATCGCCTTAGGGATATACAGACCCAGCTTGCGGAGCGTAAGATAGACGGCATAATCCATTACGTTCAGGCTTTCTGTCATCGGGCTATCGGTGATATTATACTAAGGCAAAAACTGCCGCTTCCCATACTCACGCTGGAAGGCAATGCGGATTTCGGTTTAAATCAACATCAGAAAACTCGGCTGGAGGCCTTTCTGGATATGCTGAAAGCCAAAAAGCAGATGAATTTATAA
- the pth gene encoding aminoacyl-tRNA hydrolase → MKLIIGLGNPGKEYSGNRHNVGFQCLSRFAKENHISFDKKCCLSRTGSGRINDEEIVLAKPQTYMNLSGKAVNQLLRRYNLKATDIIVVQDDLDLPAGKLRLRLGGSAGGHNGVSSIITDIGTKEFIRLKIGIGKPDARNNGAEVVDHVLGNFGGEEREIIETAIARAAEALACLITSGLDTASNRFNC, encoded by the coding sequence ATGAAACTTATTATCGGACTGGGAAATCCCGGCAAAGAGTACTCAGGCAACCGCCACAACGTAGGTTTCCAGTGCCTGAGCCGCTTTGCTAAAGAAAATCATATCAGCTTTGATAAAAAATGCTGCCTCTCCCGCACCGGCTCCGGCCGTATAAATGACGAGGAAATAGTGCTGGCCAAACCCCAGACATATATGAACCTCTCCGGCAAGGCCGTCAATCAGTTGCTTCGCCGCTACAACCTGAAAGCCACTGATATTATTGTAGTTCAGGACGATCTGGATTTGCCGGCAGGCAAACTCCGCCTGCGTCTGGGAGGGAGCGCCGGCGGGCATAACGGGGTTTCTTCTATTATTACAGACATTGGCACCAAGGAATTTATCCGCCTCAAGATAGGTATCGGCAAACCAGATGCCCGAAATAACGGGGCTGAAGTTGTAGACCACGTACTGGGCAACTTTGGCGGCGAAGAGCGGGAGATTATAGAAACTGCTATTGCCCGGGCCGCCGAAGCACTCGCCTGCCTGATTACTTCCGGGCTGGATACTGCATCCAACCGTTTCAACTGCTAA
- the gap gene encoding type I glyceraldehyde-3-phosphate dehydrogenase, which yields MVTRIGINGFGRIGRITLRTINQYHRGELEVVAVNDLADNKSNAHLLKWDSTYGKYAGTVESDDCSIIVDGKPIRVFSERDPMQIPWETAGVDLVIESTGLFTDASKAAAHLRGSVKTVVISAPAKGEDITIVMGVNEDKYNCNTHRIISNASCTTNCVAPLIKVLHDKFGVKKGFMTTCHAYTNDQKIQDMFHKDIRRARAAAVNVIPTTTGAAKAVALVLPELKGKLDGISFRIPSASVSLVDFVGELARDVTVEEVNAAFKESSQGKLSGILEYCEEELVSSDFKGNPASSIIDASSTMVLGGNMVKVLSWYDNEWGYSTRLGDLIAYIAKK from the coding sequence ATGGTAACCAGAATCGGTATTAACGGGTTCGGGCGAATCGGGCGTATTACACTGCGGACTATAAACCAGTACCACCGCGGCGAACTTGAAGTAGTAGCCGTAAATGATCTGGCAGACAATAAATCCAATGCCCACCTTTTAAAATGGGACTCAACCTATGGCAAATACGCCGGTACAGTTGAATCTGATGATTGCTCCATAATAGTAGATGGCAAACCCATTCGGGTTTTCAGTGAACGCGACCCCATGCAAATCCCGTGGGAAACCGCAGGCGTAGATTTGGTTATTGAATCTACCGGTCTGTTTACTGATGCCAGCAAAGCCGCTGCCCATCTCCGCGGAAGTGTTAAGACCGTGGTTATTTCAGCCCCGGCTAAGGGTGAGGATATCACCATAGTCATGGGTGTAAACGAAGACAAATATAACTGCAATACTCACCGCATTATCTCCAATGCCTCCTGCACCACCAACTGTGTTGCCCCTCTTATAAAAGTGCTCCATGACAAATTCGGGGTTAAAAAAGGTTTCATGACCACCTGTCATGCCTATACCAATGACCAGAAAATACAGGACATGTTCCACAAGGATATCCGTCGGGCCAGAGCCGCCGCCGTAAATGTCATCCCCACCACTACCGGTGCCGCCAAAGCGGTAGCTTTGGTCCTGCCCGAACTGAAAGGCAAACTGGACGGCATTTCATTCCGCATACCCTCAGCCAGTGTCTCACTGGTGGATTTTGTGGGTGAACTGGCCAGAGATGTAACAGTAGAAGAAGTAAATGCCGCTTTCAAAGAATCCTCCCAAGGCAAGCTTTCAGGTATACTGGAGTACTGCGAAGAAGAGCTGGTCAGCAGTGATTTCAAGGGTAATCCCGCCAGCTCTATCATAGACGCCTCCAGTACCATGGTTCTGGGCGGAAATATGGTAAAAGTACTTTCATGGTATGACAATGAGTGGGGCTATTCCACCCGTCTGGGAGATTTGATAGCCTATATTGCAAAAAAATAA
- a CDS encoding TIGR00725 family protein codes for MKNKHIFVAVIGASKATSEEARLAEEVGKELALRQVTLVCGGMGGVMEAACRGASLNGGLTIGILPGNSREEANPYVQIPIVSSIGFARNIMVVKSAQAVIAIGGAYGTLSEIAYALQIELPVIALNSWSMSQNGKSDSAVIKAENALEAVTKALDLIN; via the coding sequence ATGAAGAATAAACATATATTTGTTGCCGTAATTGGTGCTTCAAAGGCCACCTCTGAAGAAGCCCGCTTGGCCGAAGAAGTAGGCAAAGAGCTTGCTCTAAGGCAAGTTACACTTGTCTGCGGGGGTATGGGCGGGGTAATGGAAGCCGCCTGCCGCGGGGCTTCCTTGAACGGAGGGCTGACCATAGGCATACTGCCGGGAAACAGCCGTGAAGAGGCTAATCCTTACGTCCAAATCCCCATTGTAAGCAGTATAGGTTTTGCCAGAAATATCATGGTGGTCAAATCTGCCCAGGCAGTTATTGCCATTGGCGGGGCTTATGGCACCTTATCCGAGATAGCTTATGCCCTTCAAATCGAGCTGCCGGTAATAGCTTTAAACAGCTGGTCAATGAGTCAGAACGGCAAATCTGACAGCGCTGTAATAAAGGCCGAAAATGCCCTTGAAGCGGTTACCAAGGCTCTGGATTTAATAAACTAA
- a CDS encoding DUF1015 domain-containing protein, protein MAEVRAFHGLRYNPMFVDDMADVICPPYDIISPEQEKALKERSPYNYIRLEYSQPTPQDNIVDNRYTRAAAILEKWIGERVMTAEKKAAIYIHDHYFSVFGKQYKRRGIIARVRLEEWDRMVIRPHEGTLAEPKRDRINLISAVRANTSPVYGLYQDTEKDINRVLEIQTGGKPTVSMNIEGERHELWVVTDESAISKVTALFDKKPVYIADGHHRYESALTYRRERLAGNPQLPSDDPVNFVMMTLVDFADPGLVVLPAHRLLGGMDARTLSNLQTKLASFFDVTTIPAKLPAAWDTLDKAFKEEGKIRLVMYGLGGTENFTILTLRDLETASKLMPYFHSDIYKKLDVSILDHIILEELMGLKTVEDPRIAFNFDRNDVVSRIKSGEFQLAFILKPMKAEVIKAISDVSDRMPRKSTYFFPKLPSGLVVYRFESEAIAKK, encoded by the coding sequence ATGGCTGAAGTTCGGGCTTTTCATGGATTACGTTATAACCCTATGTTTGTTGATGATATGGCAGATGTTATCTGTCCGCCTTATGACATTATCAGCCCTGAACAGGAAAAGGCCCTTAAAGAGCGTAGCCCCTATAACTATATACGTCTTGAATACAGCCAGCCCACCCCTCAGGATAATATTGTAGATAACCGCTATACCCGGGCAGCTGCCATACTGGAAAAATGGATTGGCGAACGGGTAATGACTGCCGAAAAAAAGGCGGCCATATATATACATGACCATTACTTCAGTGTGTTTGGCAAACAGTACAAAAGGCGGGGTATTATTGCCAGAGTGCGGCTTGAGGAATGGGACAGGATGGTTATCCGCCCCCACGAAGGCACACTCGCCGAACCCAAACGGGATAGAATTAACCTTATTTCAGCCGTCCGTGCCAATACCAGCCCGGTATACGGACTGTATCAGGATACTGAAAAAGATATAAACCGGGTACTGGAAATACAGACCGGCGGCAAACCCACCGTCAGTATGAATATTGAAGGCGAACGCCACGAACTCTGGGTAGTAACTGATGAATCAGCCATATCCAAGGTAACTGCTTTGTTTGATAAGAAACCCGTCTATATAGCAGACGGGCATCACCGCTATGAAAGTGCTCTGACCTACAGGCGTGAACGTCTGGCGGGTAACCCGCAGTTACCCTCTGATGATCCGGTTAATTTTGTAATGATGACGTTGGTAGATTTTGCCGACCCCGGTTTGGTAGTTTTGCCGGCTCATCGTCTGTTGGGCGGTATGGATGCACGTACTCTTTCAAACCTGCAGACCAAACTGGCTTCGTTCTTTGACGTAACAACTATACCTGCCAAACTGCCTGCGGCTTGGGATACTTTAGACAAAGCCTTTAAAGAAGAGGGTAAAATCCGTCTGGTCATGTATGGTTTGGGAGGCACTGAAAACTTTACCATTTTGACACTGAGGGATTTGGAGACTGCCAGCAAACTCATGCCTTACTTCCATTCGGATATTTACAAAAAACTGGACGTGAGCATACTTGACCATATTATCCTTGAGGAGCTTATGGGGTTGAAGACGGTGGAAGACCCGCGCATAGCTTTCAATTTTGACCGTAATGACGTCGTTTCGCGGATAAAGTCAGGTGAGTTCCAGTTGGCCTTTATTCTGAAGCCCATGAAGGCCGAGGTTATCAAGGCTATTTCAGATGTATCAGACCGCATGCCCCGTAAATCTACTTATTTTTTCCCGAAGTTACCCTCCGGGTTGGTAGTTTACCGTTTTGAATCAGAGGCAATTGCCAAGAAGTAA
- a CDS encoding tubulin/FtsZ family protein yields MKLIVIGLGQCGSRIADEFARMDKRARSQRNVSICPGVFAVNTDQADLSGLVTIKPDHQHRILIGGRKTGGHGVGKINELGAEIARADADKVIDALRTTKRFYDADGFLVIAGAAGGTGSGAVSIIAQHIKERYMDKPVYALIAMPFEHEEKTEERTVYNTAVCLKSISSVADAVILVENQRYVRKDFSLRYNLSKINSLIVEPFWDLLCAGEEKNAKYIGAKTMDAGDIIQTISGWTVIGHGKARVRTLTLPFDKTDHFRMKSVSNYKGIRAMDEAVSELSLKIDPRDAGRALFLISAPAKEINMDIIKEQGDWLREMAPNAIIRNGDYPREKDTMTVTVIFSELSDLERVRYYYNRSTSMMPIIKQRQSDLADRRRDIDELSRDIPSLLE; encoded by the coding sequence ATGAAATTAATTGTAATAGGCCTTGGGCAATGCGGCAGCCGCATAGCGGATGAGTTTGCCCGTATGGATAAAAGAGCACGCTCCCAACGAAACGTAAGTATCTGCCCGGGAGTCTTTGCCGTAAACACAGACCAGGCTGACCTTTCCGGTCTGGTTACCATCAAGCCTGACCACCAGCACCGCATACTTATCGGCGGGCGTAAAACCGGCGGGCATGGAGTAGGTAAAATAAACGAGCTGGGTGCTGAAATAGCCAGAGCAGATGCCGATAAGGTAATAGATGCCCTGCGCACCACCAAGCGTTTTTATGATGCAGACGGTTTTCTGGTTATTGCCGGTGCCGCCGGCGGTACCGGTTCGGGTGCTGTTTCCATTATTGCCCAGCATATCAAAGAGCGCTATATGGACAAACCGGTTTATGCCCTGATAGCCATGCCTTTTGAACACGAGGAAAAAACTGAAGAACGCACTGTATACAATACCGCCGTCTGCCTGAAATCCATCAGCTCGGTAGCAGATGCGGTTATATTGGTAGAAAATCAGCGTTATGTCCGCAAGGACTTTTCACTCCGCTACAACCTTTCCAAGATAAACTCACTCATAGTTGAACCCTTCTGGGATTTGCTGTGTGCCGGTGAAGAAAAAAATGCTAAATACATCGGTGCCAAGACTATGGACGCCGGTGATATCATCCAGACCATTTCGGGCTGGACAGTTATCGGTCACGGCAAGGCACGTGTTCGCACTTTGACCCTGCCTTTTGACAAGACTGACCATTTCCGCATGAAGAGCGTTTCCAACTACAAGGGTATTCGGGCTATGGATGAAGCTGTAAGCGAGCTTTCCTTGAAAATTGACCCTCGTGATGCCGGCCGGGCGCTTTTCCTGATTTCCGCCCCTGCCAAAGAAATAAACATGGATATCATAAAGGAACAGGGCGACTGGCTGCGAGAGATGGCCCCTAATGCCATTATCCGCAACGGTGACTATCCCCGTGAAAAAGATACCATGACCGTAACCGTTATCTTCTCCGAGCTGTCTGATCTGGAACGGGTACGCTACTACTATAACCGTTCCACCAGCATGATGCCTATTATCAAACAGCGTCAGTCCGACCTGGCGGACAGGCGGCGTGATATTGATGAACTCAGCAGAGATATTCCTTCCCTGCTTGAATAG
- the pdxT gene encoding pyridoxal 5'-phosphate synthase glutaminase subunit PdxT codes for MKIGVLALQGAFREHLNMLGTLGAEAVEVRKAEGLPELSGLIIPGGESTTITKLLDIFGMAEPIKALAKKGMPIWGTCAGMICLAKELPGDISGVKPLGLMDITVRRNAFGRQVNSFEAMLKVKGLDEADFPAVFIRAPLVEKTGKGVEILSKLPDGTIVAVRENNLLAISFHPELSGDNRFHRYFVQMAKTYKA; via the coding sequence ATGAAAATTGGGGTACTGGCCCTGCAAGGGGCATTCCGTGAACATCTAAATATGCTGGGTACGCTCGGAGCAGAAGCGGTGGAAGTGCGCAAGGCCGAAGGACTGCCAGAGCTTTCGGGGTTGATTATACCCGGCGGTGAAAGCACCACCATAACCAAGCTCCTTGATATATTTGGCATGGCAGAGCCCATAAAAGCTTTAGCAAAAAAGGGAATGCCCATTTGGGGTACCTGTGCCGGCATGATTTGCCTTGCCAAAGAACTGCCGGGAGATATTTCCGGAGTCAAACCGCTTGGGCTCATGGATATTACCGTCCGCCGAAATGCCTTCGGGCGGCAGGTAAATAGCTTTGAAGCGATGCTGAAGGTAAAAGGACTGGATGAAGCTGATTTTCCGGCGGTATTTATCCGCGCCCCTCTGGTAGAAAAAACCGGCAAGGGTGTTGAAATACTGTCCAAACTGCCGGACGGCACTATTGTAGCCGTAAGGGAGAATAACCTGCTGGCTATATCGTTCCACCCCGAACTCTCTGGGGATAACCGCTTTCATCGGTACTTTGTCCAAATGGCTAAAACTTATAAAGCCTGA
- the eno gene encoding phosphopyruvate hydratase — protein MSAEVKSIKAREILDSRGNPTVEADVVLSDGSFGRAAVPSGASTGSHEAVELRDGDKSRYNGLGVHKAVANVNTSIASAISGFKASDQQGLDNLLIELDGTPNKAKLGANAMLATSLAVAHAAAASRHMPLYRYLNNSEEYILPVPMFNILNGGKHASNSTDFQEFMVMPVGAKSFAQALQMGTEVYHSLKKVLKGMNQNTTVGDEGGFAPSLPTNKDAVEVILKAIEKAGYRPGEDIFIALDPASSELYQDGKYTLATENKTLSSAEMVDYWCGWVEKYPIISIEDGLFEDDWDGWKLLTRKIGNKVQLVGDDFYVTNIKRLDRGIKEKASNSILIKLNQIGTLSETIAAIKMANNAGWTAVVSHRSGETEDTTIADLAVAMNAGQIKTGAPCRSERTAKYNRLLRIEEELGGKAKYPGKDAFLNLK, from the coding sequence GTGTCTGCAGAAGTCAAGTCTATCAAGGCCAGAGAGATACTGGATTCCCGTGGCAACCCCACAGTTGAAGCTGATGTAGTTCTGTCTGACGGTTCTTTCGGCAGAGCAGCTGTACCTTCGGGTGCTTCTACCGGCAGCCATGAAGCAGTAGAACTGCGTGACGGAGACAAATCCCGCTACAACGGGCTTGGAGTACACAAAGCAGTTGCCAATGTAAATACCTCTATCGCCTCGGCCATATCAGGTTTTAAAGCTTCAGACCAGCAAGGACTGGATAACCTGCTTATAGAACTGGACGGCACTCCCAACAAAGCCAAGCTGGGGGCTAACGCCATGCTGGCCACCTCACTGGCAGTTGCCCATGCCGCAGCCGCATCCCGCCATATGCCTCTTTATCGTTACCTGAATAACTCCGAAGAATATATCCTGCCCGTACCTATGTTCAACATACTGAATGGAGGCAAACACGCCTCAAACTCCACTGACTTTCAGGAGTTCATGGTAATGCCGGTAGGTGCAAAGAGCTTTGCCCAGGCACTCCAAATGGGAACAGAGGTTTACCACAGCCTGAAAAAAGTGCTCAAAGGCATGAACCAGAACACCACCGTAGGTGATGAAGGAGGTTTTGCCCCTTCCCTCCCCACCAATAAAGATGCCGTAGAAGTAATATTGAAAGCCATCGAAAAAGCCGGCTACCGTCCCGGTGAAGATATATTCATAGCCCTTGACCCCGCTTCAAGCGAACTCTATCAGGACGGCAAATATACTCTGGCTACCGAAAACAAGACCCTGAGCAGTGCCGAAATGGTGGACTACTGGTGCGGCTGGGTAGAAAAATACCCCATAATCAGCATTGAAGACGGCCTTTTTGAAGATGACTGGGACGGCTGGAAACTGCTTACCCGAAAAATCGGCAACAAGGTTCAGCTGGTGGGTGACGATTTTTACGTTACCAATATAAAACGTCTGGACAGAGGCATAAAAGAGAAAGCCTCCAACTCCATACTTATTAAACTGAACCAGATAGGCACTCTGTCTGAAACTATTGCGGCTATCAAAATGGCCAATAACGCCGGCTGGACAGCCGTAGTCAGCCACCGCAGCGGTGAAACCGAAGATACTACTATTGCAGATTTGGCTGTAGCTATGAATGCCGGGCAGATAAAAACCGGCGCTCCCTGCCGCTCTGAACGCACTGCCAAATATAACCGCCTGCTTCGCATTGAAGAGGAACTGGGCGGAAAGGCCAAATACCCCGGAAAAGATGCCTTTTTAAACTTGAAATAA
- the ligA gene encoding NAD-dependent DNA ligase LigA: protein MFSPLIEVENLRREINRHNQLYYVQDNPEISDAQYDTLIRRLKELEEAHPELVTPDSPTQKVGAEPLKAFGIVNHPYPLLSLANAFSDTELEAWYQRVKKLLGNISFQIDCEPKMDGLAVALTYRNGKFATGATRGDGFQGENITRNLRTIHSIPLNAEPNAPPVFEVRGEVYLSKNGFAKLNRERADKGLPLFANPRNAAAGSLRQLDPSVTAERPLDIFIYALGYSEDSLLPDSHWQILDYFSKIGFRINPLNRLVNTMEEAKEYYRQMAANRASLPYEADGVVFKVDSVSLQHRLGDVGREPRWAIAYKFPAEQVMTRLKKIGISVGRTGTLNPFAVLEPVNVGGVVVKQAALHNEDDILRKDIREGDTVIIQRAGEVIPEVVAPVLSKRNPESKPFRMEESLFNPNLNRPACPVCGGEIYRPAGEAMHYCTNVSCPAQFERQLEHFVSRGAMDIRGIGESLSVILAQQGLVKNVSDLYYLTTADLLQLPRMGEKSADNIIDAIADSKTRPLDRVIFGLGVRHVGNETATLLSRHYGNIWALAKTGLGELQTIPDIGDKIASSIVAYFSEEKNVAVIRRLEEAGVRLTSDQKPVNKNMPFSGMEFVVTGKLESFSREEAQEKIRSLGGTAKDNVTKATSYLVVGADAGSKLAKARSMGVKELSEREFINMLEQS from the coding sequence ATGTTTTCCCCCTTGATTGAAGTAGAAAACCTAAGGCGTGAAATAAACCGCCATAACCAGCTATATTACGTTCAGGATAATCCTGAAATCTCTGATGCCCAGTATGACACTCTAATCCGCCGCCTGAAAGAACTGGAGGAAGCCCACCCCGAACTGGTTACCCCGGACTCACCCACCCAAAAAGTCGGGGCAGAGCCGCTTAAAGCTTTCGGGATTGTAAACCACCCTTATCCGTTACTTTCTCTGGCAAATGCTTTTTCAGATACAGAACTGGAAGCTTGGTACCAGCGGGTAAAGAAACTGCTGGGTAATATTTCTTTTCAGATAGACTGCGAGCCCAAAATGGACGGCCTGGCGGTAGCCCTTACCTACCGGAACGGAAAATTTGCAACCGGTGCTACCCGGGGTGACGGATTTCAGGGTGAAAATATTACCCGAAACCTGCGGACTATCCATTCCATACCATTAAACGCCGAACCAAACGCACCCCCTGTTTTTGAAGTAAGGGGTGAAGTATATCTTTCCAAAAATGGCTTCGCCAAACTCAACCGCGAAAGGGCGGATAAAGGGCTGCCTCTTTTTGCCAACCCACGCAATGCCGCCGCCGGTTCACTCCGCCAGCTTGACCCGTCAGTTACGGCCGAAAGACCGCTGGATATATTTATTTATGCTTTAGGATATTCAGAAGACAGCCTGCTGCCTGACAGCCACTGGCAAATACTGGATTATTTCAGCAAAATTGGCTTTAGGATAAATCCACTTAACCGCTTGGTAAACACCATGGAAGAAGCCAAAGAATATTACCGCCAGATGGCAGCAAACCGGGCTTCACTGCCTTATGAAGCAGACGGAGTAGTTTTCAAGGTGGACTCCGTCTCTCTGCAACACCGGCTGGGGGACGTAGGTCGTGAACCCCGCTGGGCCATAGCCTATAAATTCCCGGCTGAACAGGTCATGACCCGCCTGAAGAAAATAGGCATATCTGTAGGCCGTACAGGTACATTAAACCCCTTTGCCGTACTTGAGCCGGTAAATGTGGGCGGAGTAGTGGTAAAACAGGCCGCCCTGCATAATGAAGATGATATACTCCGCAAAGATATCCGCGAAGGAGATACGGTCATTATCCAGCGGGCAGGTGAAGTAATACCTGAGGTAGTTGCACCGGTACTGAGTAAACGCAACCCCGAATCAAAACCCTTCAGAATGGAAGAATCTCTGTTTAACCCGAACCTTAACCGCCCTGCCTGCCCGGTGTGCGGCGGGGAAATATACCGCCCCGCAGGCGAAGCTATGCACTACTGTACCAACGTTTCCTGCCCCGCTCAGTTTGAACGCCAGCTTGAACATTTTGTTTCCAGAGGGGCTATGGATATACGCGGTATCGGCGAAAGCCTAAGCGTAATACTGGCACAGCAGGGGCTGGTGAAAAACGTATCGGACCTGTACTACTTGACCACCGCTGATTTACTGCAACTGCCGCGTATGGGTGAAAAAAGTGCGGATAATATAATAGACGCCATTGCAGACAGTAAAACCCGCCCGCTGGATAGGGTAATATTCGGTCTGGGTGTACGCCACGTGGGCAACGAGACCGCCACCCTGCTCTCAAGACACTACGGGAATATATGGGCACTGGCTAAAACCGGTCTTGGTGAACTGCAAACTATACCTGATATCGGTGACAAAATAGCCAGCAGTATCGTAGCGTATTTCAGCGAAGAAAAAAATGTGGCTGTTATCCGCCGTCTGGAAGAAGCAGGCGTACGGCTTACTTCAGACCAGAAACCGGTAAACAAAAATATGCCATTTTCCGGCATGGAGTTTGTAGTCACCGGCAAGCTGGAAAGTTTCAGCCGCGAAGAAGCACAGGAAAAAATCCGCTCACTCGGCGGTACAGCCAAGGATAACGTCACCAAAGCAACCAGCTATTTGGTAGTGGGTGCAGATGCCGGCTCCAAGCTGGCCAAAGCCCGAAGTATGGGTGTAAAAGAGCTTTCCGAACGGGAATTTATAAATATGCTGGAGCAATCTTGA